The Paenibacillus pabuli DNA segment TGCCCGTCCTCTGTTTGTTGAACTTCCTGAACCGCAGCTTCAAGATAACGCACCCCTGCCTCCTTCATGCTTCGGTGAAGTTCAGCAGAGATCGGTTTCTGTTCATGGTTGATATACAGAAGATTATCGGTACGCTCGATCAGCATCATGGCCATGTTGGCTCCTGCTTCTCCTGATCCCAGGAGTATGGTGCGACGATCCTGAATTTCATAACCATCACAGTCCGGGCATACGTAAACTGTTCTGCCCAGCGTTGGCCTGAGTCCCGGAATCGCAGGGAAACGGTCGCTAAGCCCGGTTGCCAGCAAAACAGTCCTTGCTGAATAGGTGCTGCCGGAGGAACCGATTAATTGAATCTGTTCTCCAACCCGTTCTGCTTTAATAATACGATCCTTTTCAAATGCAACTCCGGTCTTCTCGGCTTGCATTCTGCCTTTGGATCGCAATTCTTCACCTGACACACCCTCTGGAAATCCCAAAATATTATGATAGGTTCGGCACAGGGTTGACCTGCCTTCTCCAGCATCCACCACCAGCACCTGATGCGAACTGTAACGTCCCAGCTGAATGGCAGCCTGAAGTCCTGCGAGTCCGCCGCCTACGATGATGCAATCATACTCTCGCAACCTTCATCTCCTCCAGTCCATCCTTTTGTCTCGGTCTCTGTAGATCGGTTCCGATCCTTCTATACATTAAACCGCTCAATCAGACTCAAACGTCCTAACTCTAGCTTGTACAAAAAATAAATAACCCAAACCGTCCGCATGGTTCACGGTCCGGTTGGGGTTATTTATTTTTATTCCTTTCCTTATATCCCGATAAAATTAAAATAGATATGATTCAAAACGGGAAGCATTGGAGATGGCATTCCAGACATCCGCTGTTTCCCCACCCATGTACCAATAAGCCAGCCCGGCTATCTTCCGGTCTGTACTCATTCTAACTTTGGCAGTTAAGGAGCGGCTCTCCTCTGCCCAGATGTATCTTGCCAATCCGTTACTTGAATACCCGATAACATATTGCTCCAGGCTTGCATTCCACTGTCTCACAGAACCCACAGCACGTGCCCGTGCTCCCTGCTCCGCAAGGGTGATATCCCACGAGCCTGTTGCCGGGTTAGCCGATGACCAGTCTCTTGTGTAGAGCGGAAGCGCCAAAATAACTTTGGCACGCACAACATCAGTGAGCATTGTATCCAGAGCCCTTTCTACCCAAGGGAGTGAAGCAACCGACCCGGCTATTGGGTCTCCATTCCAATGTTCCTCATATCCCATAAGAACCATGTAATCGGACACCGCGCCAAGCTTGGCATAATCGAACGCTTCGGTCCAATCCGTACCCAGATCAGGAGATACATCCACCGAAACGACAGCACCAATCGTATGCAAAGAAGCAGCAAGTGACGTTACAAAAGCAGTCATGCCTGCCCGATCTGCCGGCAATACGTTCTCAAAATCCACATTAATGCCATCCAGTTTGTATTTCTTCACATATGCAGTAACCTGAGTGACTACCGATGTTCTGTTGGCTGAACTGGATAACATCTGGTGTGTCATCGCAGCATTCGAACGATTGCCAAGCAGCGGCCACACTTCCCGATTAGTAGTCGATGCCCAAGATAGCAGCGCCGAGTCCGTATGGTCTGTAATCTGCATGCTGCTGTTCAGAAAGAACCACCGGGGGACAAGTGTATTCACCTCGGATTGTTCAACCTGTTTCTTGAATTCCGCAGTAGTGGAGTTATACTGCCAGCCCAGTTGTATTCCCAAGGAATCAGCGTTCCCAAGCTGCTCCGACCATTCTTTCTTTTGCAAAATGGCATCAAGCATCACTGCAGCTTCCTCGCGAGTCACCTGTTCCTGCGGTCGGAATAAGCCATCACTTCCACGCATCAGTCCGAGCTGATATACCTTCTGCACGTAGGGCCTTGCCCATGTGGAAATATTATAAGCGTCATCATAAGTCGTAGACAGAAGCCCTGTAGATCCGGAAGACTGTTTCAACATTCTCACGAGCAGGGCAGCTGCCTCTTCTCTCGTTATGGATGCGTTCGGTTGAAACGTTCCCTGTCCTTTTCCCTCCAGAATGGAAAGATTGGTCATTGCGGCAACATTGCCATAGTACCATGCTGTCGTACGGGTATCATTATAGGGACTAATATTATTTTTAACAGGCTTCAAGCCGAGCAATCGAACTGCAAAGGTCGCAAATTCGGCTCGTGTCACCGCCTTTTTCGGTTCGAACCTGGTTTCTGACGTTCCGGCAGCAATACCTTCGTTCACCAAATGGTTTATCGCATCTTTCGCATAACTGGAGCTAATATCCTGAAACGGTTGTTTTGCTGCTGCTTCCACCGAAATGGGGAAGCCTGTTATCAGTCCAAGCATGAATAGAGCAACTAACAACACTGTTGCCACTTTTCGACCGGCATGTTTCTTTATTCTATTGGTCACATCAAAAAGCCTCGCTTCATTGGAGTACGATCTTACATCATCGTATCAAATTGAAGCGAGGCCGTATGTGGTTAAATGTTGGAAATCTGCATGATGCTTAATTCTTATTTGTGTACTTTTACGCGCTCTTCAATCGGCTGGAATTCTTTCTCGCCTGGTGTAGCTGTTGGTTTACCAAACGGCATCTGAGCGATCAGTCTCCAGTGCTCTGGAATATTCCATTCTTGCTTCACTTTCTCATCAATCAGTGGGTTATAGTGCTGCAGGGAAGCTCCCAGACCTTCCTGTTCCAGTGCAGTCCAGATCACGAGCTGCAGCATGCCGTTGGATTGGTTAGCCCAGATTGGGAAATTATCCGCATAGGATGCAAAGTTCTGTTGAAGTTGTGCAATGACATTGTTGTCTTCGAAGAACAATACTGTACCGTATCCGCTGCGGAATCCGGCCATTTTCTCAGCAGTGGATTTGAAGGCTTCTGCATCGCCAACCACTTCACGCAAGATTTCTTCCGTATGGTTCCACAGTTTATCATGTTGTTCACCGAGCAAAACCACGGCACGGGAAGTTTGTGAGTTAAAAGAAGTTGGCGTATACTTTACGGCTTCCTCAACGATTTCTTGAATTTTAGCATCCGAGATCGTGGATTCCTTGCTGATTCCGTAATAGGATCTTCTGTTTTTCAACGCGTCAAAGAAAGATTTAGACATAACGATTCGCCTCCCAAATTGGATAAATATCGTAATTTTCGTGCTAACATTAGTAACTATAATATAGTAACATACATTAGTCAACAAACTATTTTATTCTCACTAAATATGCAAATCAATCTGGATCGGTTTCCCGATAATCCGCGCGGTACTTCTCCTCCGTTGAAGAGTTGCTCTTGGTCTGATCTTTATTTTTCTCTTCTTGCTGCTCCATATTTAGGTCCTCCAATGGAATCGGGTCCACCGTCTGCTCTTCTTCATATTGATCAAGCAAACTTTCCTTCTCCGTCGGATATTGTTCGGGATTATCATGCGCATGTTCCTTATT contains these protein-coding regions:
- a CDS encoding NAD(P)/FAD-dependent oxidoreductase, which encodes MREYDCIIVGGGLAGLQAAIQLGRYSSHQVLVVDAGEGRSTLCRTYHNILGFPEGVSGEELRSKGRMQAEKTGVAFEKDRIIKAERVGEQIQLIGSSGSTYSARTVLLATGLSDRFPAIPGLRPTLGRTVYVCPDCDGYEIQDRRTILLGSGEAGANMAMMLIERTDNLLYINHEQKPISAELHRSMKEAGVRYLEAAVQEVQQTEDGHITGVLTEDGQIYESERGFIAFGGNRVHFELAEQLGAVIADNNHVEADRRSLQAAPNVWIAGDLGLHAEQATVAMGEGSIAAIWIHKELQKIKKKNEVKQL
- a CDS encoding S-layer homology domain-containing protein, with protein sequence MTNRIKKHAGRKVATVLLVALFMLGLITGFPISVEAAAKQPFQDISSSYAKDAINHLVNEGIAAGTSETRFEPKKAVTRAEFATFAVRLLGLKPVKNNISPYNDTRTTAWYYGNVAAMTNLSILEGKGQGTFQPNASITREEAAALLVRMLKQSSGSTGLLSTTYDDAYNISTWARPYVQKVYQLGLMRGSDGLFRPQEQVTREEAAVMLDAILQKKEWSEQLGNADSLGIQLGWQYNSTTAEFKKQVEQSEVNTLVPRWFFLNSSMQITDHTDSALLSWASTTNREVWPLLGNRSNAAMTHQMLSSSANRTSVVTQVTAYVKKYKLDGINVDFENVLPADRAGMTAFVTSLAASLHTIGAVVSVDVSPDLGTDWTEAFDYAKLGAVSDYMVLMGYEEHWNGDPIAGSVASLPWVERALDTMLTDVVRAKVILALPLYTRDWSSANPATGSWDITLAEQGARARAVGSVRQWNASLEQYVIGYSSNGLARYIWAEESRSLTAKVRMSTDRKIAGLAYWYMGGETADVWNAISNASRFESYLF
- a CDS encoding nitroreductase family protein: MSKSFFDALKNRRSYYGISKESTISDAKIQEIVEEAVKYTPTSFNSQTSRAVVLLGEQHDKLWNHTEEILREVVGDAEAFKSTAEKMAGFRSGYGTVLFFEDNNVIAQLQQNFASYADNFPIWANQSNGMLQLVIWTALEQEGLGASLQHYNPLIDEKVKQEWNIPEHWRLIAQMPFGKPTATPGEKEFQPIEERVKVHK